From the Bdellovibrio reynosensis genome, one window contains:
- a CDS encoding AmpG family muropeptide MFS transporter — translation MQTLRAVTRPKVAIMLALGFSSGLPFMLVGNTLGFWLREAGITLATIGFLSWVGLAYSLKFLWAPLIDKVNAPILGKMLGRRRGWMVVSQVLIAGALIGMSIVKPEGGLMLFTGLAALAAFASATQDIVVDAWRIEVSDASEDMALLSSAYQLGYRASLLVTDALILIVAASVGWAVSYSVMGALMAVGLVATFLAVEPGRNLAAQVTEHKWSARAVFDAVAGPFIAFFKQHGSKALLILAAVSLYRLSDFMMGPMANPFYADIGITKETVGAVRGSVGLIASVVGIAAGGLSAVRFGFITTLLVGAVIGPASNLGFSLLAIVGPSNEVFTTAMIIDNFASGFAGTALVGYMSSLTTFGYTATQYALLSSFYALLGKVLKGFSGVMVQNFSEGRTLMEGYALFFISTALVGIPALLLCILLVRSYKSVGTTAAVN, via the coding sequence ATGCAAACTCTTCGTGCTGTAACCCGCCCTAAAGTAGCCATCATGTTAGCTTTAGGTTTCTCTTCGGGCCTTCCTTTCATGCTGGTCGGAAACACTTTGGGATTCTGGCTTCGCGAAGCAGGGATTACTTTAGCTACTATCGGCTTTCTTTCTTGGGTGGGACTTGCTTACTCCTTAAAATTTTTGTGGGCGCCACTGATTGATAAAGTGAATGCTCCGATTTTAGGAAAGATGTTAGGGCGTCGCCGCGGTTGGATGGTGGTATCGCAAGTTCTAATTGCAGGTGCTTTGATCGGCATGTCCATCGTCAAACCCGAAGGTGGTTTGATGCTCTTTACAGGTCTTGCTGCTTTAGCGGCTTTTGCTTCTGCGACCCAAGATATCGTTGTTGATGCTTGGAGGATTGAAGTCTCTGATGCCAGTGAAGATATGGCCTTACTTTCTTCAGCTTACCAACTGGGTTACCGTGCTTCCTTGTTAGTTACTGATGCCTTGATCTTGATCGTTGCAGCTTCTGTGGGCTGGGCCGTTTCATACAGCGTGATGGGTGCTTTAATGGCTGTGGGTCTTGTGGCAACGTTCTTAGCCGTGGAACCAGGTCGCAACCTAGCTGCACAAGTCACTGAACACAAATGGAGCGCTCGCGCTGTCTTTGATGCGGTTGCTGGACCATTCATTGCCTTTTTTAAACAACATGGTTCGAAAGCTTTATTGATTTTAGCAGCTGTTAGTTTGTATCGCCTTTCAGATTTCATGATGGGCCCCATGGCTAATCCGTTTTATGCAGATATTGGCATCACCAAGGAAACTGTCGGAGCTGTGCGCGGTTCTGTGGGGTTGATTGCCTCTGTGGTGGGAATCGCAGCTGGCGGTCTATCAGCTGTGCGCTTTGGTTTTATCACGACTCTTTTAGTCGGTGCGGTGATCGGACCCGCTTCTAATTTAGGTTTTTCGCTTTTGGCAATCGTCGGTCCGAGCAATGAAGTTTTCACGACAGCGATGATCATTGATAACTTTGCTTCTGGTTTTGCTGGAACTGCGCTTGTGGGTTACATGTCGAGCTTAACTACATTTGGTTATACCGCTACCCAGTACGCATTATTAAGTTCCTTCTACGCTCTTCTTGGAAAAGTTCTTAAAGGTTTTTCCGGCGTTATGGTTCAGAATTTCTCTGAAGGTCGCACGCTAATGGAAGGGTACGCTTTATTCTTCATAAGCACCGCCCTCGTTGGTATACCAGCTTTGCTCCTGTGTATTCTTTTAGTTCGCAGCTACAAATCCGTTGGTACAACAGCAGCTGTTAATTAA
- a CDS encoding 3-oxoacyl-[acyl-carrier-protein] synthase III C-terminal domain-containing protein — protein MYLENFNSIQPPFHNNQSEGLKWLAAAYKVAQKDQNYSEEDYAKLLQRVACSESQIATRRFFLPDSQHTEWEKHEIYPIKDSPRGATMLQRHEFYHKTVREIFDNLYETRKFPDDIIHVSCTGYISPSAAQRVAVKAPKTVTVTHSYHMGCYGAFPALRMASGFLSSHDVLGKKKSVDLVHTELCSLHLNPQDPTLEQMVIQSLFADGVIAYSMTAEKPKKGFKLISLHEELVPDTTEAMEWMVADWGMKMTLSKDVPMMVGKKIKDFTYRWLSGRDIDMNYIRKHAIFAVHPGGPKIIDQVVAQLELNEDQVKGSRSILKERGNMSSATLPHLWEKLLNDDSIPSGTPIISYAFGPGLTICGGLMEKV, from the coding sequence ATGTACTTAGAAAACTTTAATTCAATACAACCGCCGTTTCATAATAACCAGTCTGAGGGCCTTAAGTGGCTCGCTGCCGCTTACAAAGTTGCGCAGAAGGATCAAAACTACTCTGAAGAAGACTACGCAAAACTTCTGCAAAGAGTGGCTTGTTCTGAATCGCAAATAGCGACCCGCAGATTTTTCCTGCCAGATTCGCAACACACCGAATGGGAAAAGCACGAGATCTATCCGATCAAGGATAGTCCCCGTGGCGCGACGATGTTGCAAAGGCATGAGTTCTATCACAAGACCGTCAGGGAAATTTTTGATAACCTTTATGAAACAAGAAAGTTTCCTGATGACATCATTCACGTCAGCTGCACAGGTTATATTTCCCCAAGTGCTGCACAACGTGTGGCGGTTAAAGCGCCTAAGACCGTAACCGTCACCCATTCTTATCACATGGGATGTTACGGTGCCTTTCCTGCCCTGCGCATGGCCTCGGGCTTTTTAAGCAGTCACGACGTCTTAGGTAAAAAGAAGTCGGTGGACCTAGTGCACACCGAACTATGCAGCCTGCATTTAAATCCGCAGGATCCAACCCTAGAACAAATGGTTATTCAAAGTCTTTTTGCCGATGGCGTGATTGCTTATTCGATGACTGCGGAAAAACCTAAGAAGGGTTTCAAACTGATTTCTTTACACGAGGAATTAGTCCCAGACACAACTGAAGCCATGGAATGGATGGTTGCGGATTGGGGCATGAAGATGACCCTTTCTAAAGATGTGCCCATGATGGTTGGCAAGAAAATTAAAGACTTTACTTATCGTTGGCTCAGTGGTCGCGACATCGACATGAACTACATCAGAAAACATGCGATCTTTGCCGTGCACCCAGGTGGACCAAAAATCATCGACCAGGTCGTAGCGCAACTTGAGCTTAATGAAGATCAAGTCAAAGGCAGCAGATCTATTCTTAAAGAGCGTGGCAACATGTCTTCAGCGACACTTCCGCATCTTTGGGAAAAACTGCTTAACGATGACAGTATTCCATCGGGCACACCGATTATCAGTTATGCATTCGGACCAGGTCTAACAATCTGTGGTGGGTTGATGGAGAAGGTATGA